The following is a genomic window from Pedobacter sp. KBS0701.
TTGGTAATTTGCTGGTAATATTGAACGTTGGTTTTCGCAATCTGCAGTGATATATTGTTTTTAACCGCAGTATCCAATGCGGCTTTCAAACCGATTGGCTTTTGAGCACTGGCATTTAAAGTTCCAAAAAGTACCATGATCGCAATGACAGCTAAGTTATTTTTTGGCTTGAAGTACGAGAAGCCTTTTTCAAATAAAATATATAACATGGGTAAAACAAATAATGTTAATAATGTGGAAATTAATAAGCCACCAATAACTACCGTGGCAAGCGGCTTTTGAACTGCCCCACCTGCACCAGTACTTATTGCCATTGGGATAAAACCTAGCGACGGAACTAATGCTGTCATTAAAACAGCACGAAGTTTTGATTTTGTTGCATGGATTACAATTCGTTTTACATCCGTCCAACCCTCTTTTTTTAACCGATTAAATTCTGAAACAAGTAAAATTCCGTTTAATACTGCCACACCAAAAAGGGCAATAAAACCAACACCAGCAGAAATACTAAAAGGCAGATCCCTGATCCATAAGGCAAATATGCCACCTGTTGCAGAAAGCGGAATGGCTGTATAAATTAAAAGCCCTTGTTTAACAGAACTGAAAGCAAAATACAGGAGTAAGAAAATTAGAAGTAATGCAATTGGCACTACAATCGCCAAACGTGATTTTGCTGCCGTCATGTTTTCAAAAGAGCCGCCATAAGAAATGGTATAACCCTTAGATAAGTTAAGTTTTGCACCTGCCTTTTGCTGCAATTCCTCTACAATCGACTGCACATCTCTATCCTTAACATTAAAACCAACTATTATCCTGCATTTAGTATCTTCCCTTTGAATCTGGTTAACCCCCTCCACTTCTTCGATATTTGCAACCATACTTAAAGGTACCTGGTTGCCTGACTTGGTTAAAACCATCAGATTTTCCACATCGTTAATATTTTTTCTTGCCGCTTCATCAAGGCGCACTACCATATCAAAACGTTTTTCTCCTTCATAAACCTGACCTGCTATCTGACCTGCGAATGCGGTATTAACCACCCGGTTTACATCGCCTACATTTATGCCATATTTGGCCATTCCATCGCGGTTGTATTTGATTACAACCTGAGGCATTCCGGTTACTTGTTCCTCGTAAACATTAATTGCACCTTTAACTGTACCAATTATAGCTCCTAAACGTTTTGCATAACCAGCCAGCGAATCCAAATCTTCTCCAAATATTTTACAAACAACATCTTGCCTTGCACCGGTCATCAGCTCGTTAAACCGCATTTGCACCGGAAATTGAAAACCTACCGTAATGCCGGGAATTACTTCAACTGCTTTGGTCATTTTAGCACTCAACTCTGGAAATGATCCTGCAGAAGTCCATTCCTTTTTAGGTTTTAAAATCACCATCATATCCCCTGCTTCAAAAGGCATGGGATCTGTAGGCACTTCAGCACTACCTATTTTGGTTACTATTTTTTGTACTTCAGGGAACTTATCCAATAGAATTTTCGATGCTTTCTGAGTAGTTTCGATGGTATTATTCAGGTTACTTCCCGTAAGTAAACGGGTTTCTACTGCAAAATCCCCTTCCTCCAATTGTGGAATAAATTCGCCGCCGAGTGTGCCCATAATAAAAATGGATATGGCGAATAATGAAAGCGTAACTGCTAAGATGGTTTTAGGAAAAAGGAGTACTTTACTCAGCGTTGGCTGGTACTTTCTTTCTATCCATGCCATCAATTTATCGGTTAAGTTTTTCTTGTGGCTGATGGTTTTATTCAGGCATAAAGCCGACATCATTGGAACATAAGTGATGGATAAGAGAAATGCTCCAAGAATGGCAAAAGCAATTGTCCAGGCCATTGGCTTAAACATCTTACCTTCAATACCTTCCAGTGATAGAATTGGCAGATAAACAATAAGAATAATAATCTGACTAAACACCGCCGATTTAATCATCGATCCAGTTGATTTTTCCACTTCATTGTCCATCTGGTTTTGATCTATTTTACCGATAGCCCTAAAGTGCTTGCTATGCGAGAAGCGGTGAAGAATTGCTTCTACAACAATTACAGAACCATCTACAATTAAACCGAAATCAATAGCCCCAAGTGACATCAGATTTCCACCAACCCCAAACTTATTCATCAATATTATAGCGAAAAGCATTGATAGTGGAATTACTGAAGATACAATTAAACCTGCGCGAAGGTTCCCTAAGAAAAACACAAGTACAAAAATTACGATCAGTGCACCTTCCAGTAAGTTGGTTTCTACAGTACTGATAGCGTTATCAACCATTTTCGTTCTATCGAGAAAGGGTTCTATAACAACGCCATCAGGAACCATTGTTTGAATTTTTGCAATTTTATCTTTTACACGCTTTACTACAACGGAAGAATTTTCACCCTTTAGCATCATCACAACTGCACCGGCCACCTCGCCTTGCGTATTGTAGGTCATGGCGCCATAACGTATTGCTGAACCATACTGAACCCTGGCAACCTGCCCCATTAAAACAGGCATTCCGTTATCAAGCGTTTTCACTACAATCTTTTCGATATCGGCTAAATTGGTTGTTAACCCCTCACTTCGGATATATAAAACAGTTGGTCCTTTTTCAATATATGCGCCACCTGTATTTTCATTGTTTTTTTCGAGGGCATCGAATATTTCAGCAATGGTAATTCCGTAGGCTTTAAGCTGGTCTTGCCTCACAGCAACTTCATATTGCTTTAACCTGCCGCCAAAACTTGATACCTCGGCTACTCCGGGAGTGCCTAAAAGCTGTCTTCTCACAATCCAGTCCTGAATGGTACGCAATTCCTGTTCGTTAAATTTTCCTTCATAGCCTTTTTTTGGCCGGACTACATATTGATATATTTCACCCAGACCAGTGGAAACAGGAGCCATTGCAGGAGAACCAATACCCTGTGGAATTTCTTGCTGTACCTGCTGTAAGCGTTCGGCAATTTGTTGCCTTGCCCAGTAAACATCGGTTTCCTCATTAAAAACAATGGTAACCAGGGAAAGTCCGAAACGTGAAAAACTCC
Proteins encoded in this region:
- a CDS encoding CusA/CzcA family heavy metal efflux RND transporter; the protein is MLNKIIGFSIRNKLIIALFVCSLIGWGAYEVTKLPIDALPDITDNQVQVITVSPSLGAPDIERLITFPIEQACSSISGLKQIRSFSRFGLSLVTIVFNEETDVYWARQQIAERLQQVQQEIPQGIGSPAMAPVSTGLGEIYQYVVRPKKGYEGKFNEQELRTIQDWIVRRQLLGTPGVAEVSSFGGRLKQYEVAVRQDQLKAYGITIAEIFDALEKNNENTGGAYIEKGPTVLYIRSEGLTTNLADIEKIVVKTLDNGMPVLMGQVARVQYGSAIRYGAMTYNTQGEVAGAVVMMLKGENSSVVVKRVKDKIAKIQTMVPDGVVIEPFLDRTKMVDNAISTVETNLLEGALIVIFVLVFFLGNLRAGLIVSSVIPLSMLFAIILMNKFGVGGNLMSLGAIDFGLIVDGSVIVVEAILHRFSHSKHFRAIGKIDQNQMDNEVEKSTGSMIKSAVFSQIIILIVYLPILSLEGIEGKMFKPMAWTIAFAILGAFLLSITYVPMMSALCLNKTISHKKNLTDKLMAWIERKYQPTLSKVLLFPKTILAVTLSLFAISIFIMGTLGGEFIPQLEEGDFAVETRLLTGSNLNNTIETTQKASKILLDKFPEVQKIVTKIGSAEVPTDPMPFEAGDMMVILKPKKEWTSAGSFPELSAKMTKAVEVIPGITVGFQFPVQMRFNELMTGARQDVVCKIFGEDLDSLAGYAKRLGAIIGTVKGAINVYEEQVTGMPQVVIKYNRDGMAKYGINVGDVNRVVNTAFAGQIAGQVYEGEKRFDMVVRLDEAARKNINDVENLMVLTKSGNQVPLSMVANIEEVEGVNQIQREDTKCRIIVGFNVKDRDVQSIVEELQQKAGAKLNLSKGYTISYGGSFENMTAAKSRLAIVVPIALLLIFLLLYFAFSSVKQGLLIYTAIPLSATGGIFALWIRDLPFSISAGVGFIALFGVAVLNGILLVSEFNRLKKEGWTDVKRIVIHATKSKLRAVLMTALVPSLGFIPMAISTGAGGAVQKPLATVVIGGLLISTLLTLFVLPMLYILFEKGFSYFKPKNNLAVIAIMVLFGTLNASAQKPIGLKAALDTAVKNNISLQIAKTNVQYYQQITKSSFDAPKTAISFDYGKFNSLENDNKFSVVQTLDFPTVYARQSATHKTSLRISEIEVDARQLDLKTEVKSAYYNLLLIREKQKLLLWADSVYSAFLDKSTQRFKSGDVDLLELRTAENQKQQISNQLELLRTDDILMQNRFKFLLNSNENLQPKADSLLYASELLFSQEQTNHPLLKLGEEQLVLARQQKALEKSKLMPSLSFGYNNSSIIGWQTNSIGTEQYFDRNKRFSSVSIGVGIPIFFSAQNSRVKANSILIQQREKELALTKKTLDHNLTNAVERYNRLEKLIGSYQKTALRNAGDIIKTASDKLNAGEIAYLDWVLLVNQSILLKVEYYDKVQQFNEAAFEIERVTATDK